The Rattus rattus isolate New Zealand chromosome 1, Rrattus_CSIRO_v1, whole genome shotgun sequence genome includes a region encoding these proteins:
- the Tgfbr1 gene encoding TGF-beta receptor type-1 isoform X2 yields MEAASAALRRRLLLIVLVAAATLLPGAKALQCFCHLCTKDNFTCETDGLCFVSVTETTDKVIHNSMCIAEIDLIPRDRPFVCAPSSKTGAVTYCCNQDHCNKIELPTTEKQSAGLGPVELAAVIAGPVCFVCIALMLMVYICHNRTVIHHRVPNEEDPSLDRPFISEGTTLKDLIYDMTTSGSGSGLPLLVQRTIARTIVLQESIGKGRFGEVWRGKWRGEEVAVKIFSSREERSWFREAEIYQTVMLRHENILGFIAADNKDNGTWTQLWLVSDYHEHGSLFDYLNRYTVTVEGMIKLALSTASGLAHLHMEIVGTQGKPAIAHRDLKSKNILVKKNGTCCIADLGLAVRHDSATDTIDIAPNHRVGTKRYMAPEVLDDSINMKHFESFKRADIYAMGLVFWEIARRCSIGGIHEDYQLPYYDLVPSDPSVEEMRKVVCEQKLRPNIPNRWQSCEALRVMAKIMRECWYANGAARLTALRIKKTLSQLSQQEGIKM; encoded by the exons CATTACAGTGTTTCTGCCACCTCTGTACAAAGGACAATTTTACCTGTGAGACAGATGGTCTCTGCTTTGTCTCAGTCACTGAGACCACAGACAAAGTTATACACAATAGCATGTGTATAGCTGAAATCGACCTAATTCCCCGAGACAGGCCATTTGTTTGTGCACCATCTTCAAAAACAGGGGCAGTTACGTATTGCTGTAATCAGGATCACTGCAATAAAATAGAACTCCCAACTACAG AAAAGCAGTCAGCTGGCCTCGGTCCTGTGGAGCTGGCAGCTGTCATTGCTGGTCCAGTCTGCTTCGTCTGCATTGCACTTATGCTGATGGTCTATATCTGCCATAACCGCACTGTCATTCACCACCGTGTGCCAAATGAAGAGGATCCCTCACTAGATCGCCCTTTCATTTCAGAGGGCACCACcttaaaagatttaatttatgATATGACAACATCAGGGTCTGGATCAG GTTTACCACTGCTTGTTCAAAGAACAATTGCAAGGACCATTGTGCTACAAGAAAGTATTGGCAAAGGTCGGTTTGGAGAAGTTTGGCGAGGCAAATGGCGGGGAGAAGAAGTTGCTGTGAAGATATTCTCTTCTAGAGAAGAACGTTCATGGTTCCGAGAGGCAGAGATTTATCAGACTGTAATGTTACGCCATGAAAATATCCTGGGGTTTATAGCAGCAGACAACAAAG ACAATGGTACATGGACTCAGCTGTGGTTGGTGTCGGATTATCATGAGCATGGATCCCTTTTCGATTACTTGAATAGATACACTGTTACTGTGGAAGGAATGATCAAACTCGCTCTGTCCACGGCAAGTGGTCTTGCCCATCTTCACATGGAGATTGTTGGTACCCAAG GAAAACCGGCTATTGCCCATAGAGATTTGAAATCAAAGAATATCTTGGTGAAGAAAAATGGAACCTGTTGTATTGCAGACTTGGGACTTGCTGTGAGACATGATTCTGCCACAGATACAATTGATATTGCTCCAAACCACAGAGTAGGCACTAAAAG GTATATGGCCCCTGAAGTTCTAGATGATTCcataaatatgaaacattttgAATCCTTCAAACGTGCTGACATCTATGCAATGGGCTTAGTATTCTGGGAAATCGCTCGACGCTGTTCCATTGGTG GAATCCACGAAGACTACCAGTTGCCTTACTATGATCTTGTACCTTCTGATCCATCCgttgaagaaatgagaaaagtagTTTGTGAACAGAAGTTAAGGCCAAATATTCCCAACAGATGGCAGAGCTGTGAG GCCTTGAGAGTGATGGCCAAAATTATGAGAGAATGTTGGTATGCCAATGGAGCAGCTAGGCTGACAGCTTTGCGAATTAAAAAAACATTGTCACAGCTCAGCCAACAGGAAGGCATCAAAATGTAA
- the Tgfbr1 gene encoding TGF-beta receptor type-1 isoform X1 — protein sequence MEAASAALRRRLLLIVLVAAATLLPGAKALQCFCHLCTKDNFTCETDGLCFVSVTETTDKVIHNSMCIAEIDLIPRDRPFVCAPSSKTGAVTYCCNQDHCNKIELPTTGPFSEKQSAGLGPVELAAVIAGPVCFVCIALMLMVYICHNRTVIHHRVPNEEDPSLDRPFISEGTTLKDLIYDMTTSGSGSGLPLLVQRTIARTIVLQESIGKGRFGEVWRGKWRGEEVAVKIFSSREERSWFREAEIYQTVMLRHENILGFIAADNKDNGTWTQLWLVSDYHEHGSLFDYLNRYTVTVEGMIKLALSTASGLAHLHMEIVGTQGKPAIAHRDLKSKNILVKKNGTCCIADLGLAVRHDSATDTIDIAPNHRVGTKRYMAPEVLDDSINMKHFESFKRADIYAMGLVFWEIARRCSIGGIHEDYQLPYYDLVPSDPSVEEMRKVVCEQKLRPNIPNRWQSCEALRVMAKIMRECWYANGAARLTALRIKKTLSQLSQQEGIKM from the exons CATTACAGTGTTTCTGCCACCTCTGTACAAAGGACAATTTTACCTGTGAGACAGATGGTCTCTGCTTTGTCTCAGTCACTGAGACCACAGACAAAGTTATACACAATAGCATGTGTATAGCTGAAATCGACCTAATTCCCCGAGACAGGCCATTTGTTTGTGCACCATCTTCAAAAACAGGGGCAGTTACGTATTGCTGTAATCAGGATCACTGCAATAAAATAGAACTCCCAACTACAG GACCTTTTTCAGAAAAGCAGTCAGCTGGCCTCGGTCCTGTGGAGCTGGCAGCTGTCATTGCTGGTCCAGTCTGCTTCGTCTGCATTGCACTTATGCTGATGGTCTATATCTGCCATAACCGCACTGTCATTCACCACCGTGTGCCAAATGAAGAGGATCCCTCACTAGATCGCCCTTTCATTTCAGAGGGCACCACcttaaaagatttaatttatgATATGACAACATCAGGGTCTGGATCAG GTTTACCACTGCTTGTTCAAAGAACAATTGCAAGGACCATTGTGCTACAAGAAAGTATTGGCAAAGGTCGGTTTGGAGAAGTTTGGCGAGGCAAATGGCGGGGAGAAGAAGTTGCTGTGAAGATATTCTCTTCTAGAGAAGAACGTTCATGGTTCCGAGAGGCAGAGATTTATCAGACTGTAATGTTACGCCATGAAAATATCCTGGGGTTTATAGCAGCAGACAACAAAG ACAATGGTACATGGACTCAGCTGTGGTTGGTGTCGGATTATCATGAGCATGGATCCCTTTTCGATTACTTGAATAGATACACTGTTACTGTGGAAGGAATGATCAAACTCGCTCTGTCCACGGCAAGTGGTCTTGCCCATCTTCACATGGAGATTGTTGGTACCCAAG GAAAACCGGCTATTGCCCATAGAGATTTGAAATCAAAGAATATCTTGGTGAAGAAAAATGGAACCTGTTGTATTGCAGACTTGGGACTTGCTGTGAGACATGATTCTGCCACAGATACAATTGATATTGCTCCAAACCACAGAGTAGGCACTAAAAG GTATATGGCCCCTGAAGTTCTAGATGATTCcataaatatgaaacattttgAATCCTTCAAACGTGCTGACATCTATGCAATGGGCTTAGTATTCTGGGAAATCGCTCGACGCTGTTCCATTGGTG GAATCCACGAAGACTACCAGTTGCCTTACTATGATCTTGTACCTTCTGATCCATCCgttgaagaaatgagaaaagtagTTTGTGAACAGAAGTTAAGGCCAAATATTCCCAACAGATGGCAGAGCTGTGAG GCCTTGAGAGTGATGGCCAAAATTATGAGAGAATGTTGGTATGCCAATGGAGCAGCTAGGCTGACAGCTTTGCGAATTAAAAAAACATTGTCACAGCTCAGCCAACAGGAAGGCATCAAAATGTAA